One window of Methanobacterium alcaliphilum genomic DNA carries:
- a CDS encoding cobalamin biosynthesis protein has translation MIFSAVALDVVFGELPSALHPVVWMGNIINLFKTHLIKINHKISGFILTLIISLIFVLSTLLILNLTKNHIILTFTISTILLSSTFSIKFLIKSSQKIEDELQIDLDKTRKSVSYLVSRDTSNLTSEQLISATIESLSENITDSVASPLFFAFLFGLPGAMFYRVINTLDAMVGYKTKELMVIGWFPANIDDLLNYIPARITGLIVVLSAFLLKMNWRNSYRIMLRDARKPPSPNSGYSMAAVAGALDIKLEKINVYTIGDNINDLNIETINNAIKLTKTTISLYLIILSLIIFIIFQAMHMVSF, from the coding sequence ATGATTTTTTCAGCCGTTGCTTTAGATGTTGTTTTTGGCGAATTGCCTTCAGCCTTGCATCCTGTAGTCTGGATGGGAAATATAATTAATCTATTCAAAACTCACTTAATCAAAATAAATCATAAAATATCTGGTTTCATCTTAACTTTAATAATATCTCTTATATTTGTGCTTTCAACTTTATTGATACTTAATTTAACTAAAAACCATATAATTTTAACATTTACTATTTCCACTATCTTACTATCATCTACTTTTTCAATAAAATTTTTAATTAAATCTTCACAGAAAATCGAGGATGAACTTCAAATTGATTTGGATAAGACTCGTAAATCTGTTTCATATTTAGTCAGCAGAGATACATCAAATCTTACTTCTGAACAACTTATATCTGCCACTATAGAAAGTTTATCTGAGAATATAACTGATTCTGTAGCATCCCCATTATTTTTCGCATTTTTATTCGGACTTCCAGGTGCCATGTTTTATCGAGTTATAAATACACTGGATGCTATGGTGGGCTATAAAACTAAAGAATTGATGGTTATTGGATGGTTCCCAGCAAATATAGATGATCTTTTGAATTATATACCTGCCCGTATCACGGGCTTAATAGTGGTATTGTCTGCTTTTTTGCTGAAAATGAACTGGAGAAATAGTTACCGTATAATGTTGAGAGACGCCAGGAAACCTCCAAGCCCTAATTCCGGTTACTCAATGGCAGCTGTAGCTGGTGCTCTGGATATAAAACTTGAAAAAATTAATGTTTATACAATTGGCGATAATATAAACGATTTAAATATAGAAACAATCAATAATGCCATTAAACTCACTAAAACTACAATTTCACTGTATTTGATTATTTTAAGCTT